The following proteins are encoded in a genomic region of Ananas comosus cultivar F153 linkage group 25, ASM154086v1, whole genome shotgun sequence:
- the LOC109729055 gene encoding HBS1-like protein isoform X1 produces MDELTTKPGIWRCSICTYENDEISSSCDICGVVRDLNGIIGNDSERDVHGKQKGSGVSIMARSLFTPSPSRMPKAALITDGLQATRSEKGYMHTSFNDLQRTFMPPIYNPSVNITPFKFDTPSPDDIVSAGKKPSGTFLKVDTAPSTSAKASSGIKGKKAIVNVLPDNRIAASSSASLVTAGQLDEDESNNNTKEDAAQTLEENLTGLKLDKNSRHNKSNKAMLQYQPEKWMLSDEEQLPSQLNLAIVGHVDSGKSTLSGRLLQLMGRISKKQMHKYEKAAKEKGKGSFAYAWAMDESTYERERGITMTVAVAYFESKNYRVVLLDSPGHKDFVPNMISGATQADAAVLVVDASIGSFEAGMSGNGVGQTKEHAQLTRSFGVEHIIIAVNKMDVVDFSKERFELIKSQLGLFLRSCGFKELSMTWVPLSAMENQNLVATASDTRLTSWYTGYCLLDAIDSLQPPHRDVSKPLLLPICDVITSHTLGQVAACGKLETGAIRVGSKVLLMPSGDLATVRTIERDSTSCSMARAGDNIAVSLPGVDASHVIQGGVLCQPNFPVKVATSLELKVLVLDITIPILVGVQVELHIHHAKESARVVKILALVDQKTGNVSKKAPRMLTARQSAIIEVKLDGAVCVEEFSNCRALGRVFLRASGSTIAVGIVVRVLEH; encoded by the exons atgGATGAATTAACTACCAAGCCTGGAATTTGGCGGTGCTCGATTTGTACATATGAAAATGATGAAATCTCTTCTTCTTGTGACATATGTGGCGTCGTGCGGGATTTGAATGGTATAATCGGCAACGATAGCGAAAGAGATG TTCATGGCAAGCAGAAGGGTTCCGGAGTATCTATTATGGCTAGGTCTCTTTTTACCCCATCGCCTTCTAGGATGCCCAAAGCAGCTCTCATCACAGATGGTTTGCAAGCTACCAGGAGCGAGAAAGGATATATGCACACAAGCTTTAATGACCTCCAGAGGACATTTATGCCTCCTATTTACAATCCATCTGTCAATATAA CCCCTTTCAAGTTTGATACACCATCTCCAGATGATATAGTTTCTGCAGGCAAGAAACCTTCAGGAACTTTCCTAAAAG TTGACACGGCACCTTCAACTTCAGCAAAGGCTTCATCTGGCATCAAGGGAAAGAAGGCAATAGTGAATGTTTTACCAGACAACAGAATAGCAGCCAGTTCATCAGCTTCATTGGTTACAGCTGGTCAACTTGATGAGGATGAGAGCAATAATAACACCAAAGAAGATGCAGCACAAACTTTAGAAGAGAATCTAACTGGCTTGAAGTTGGATAAAAACTCCAGgcataataaaagcaataaagcCATGTTACAGTACCAGCCCGAAAAATGGATGCTTTCTGATGAAGAACAGTTGCCGAGTCAATTGAATCTTGCAATT GTTGGTCATGTTGATTCTGGGAAGTCTACATTATCTGGGAGACTGCTACAACTTATGGGACGGATTTCCAAGAAGCAAATGCATAAATATGAGAAAGCAGCTAAAGAAAAG GGAAAAGGCTCATTTGCTTATGCTTGGGCAATGGACGAGAGTACAtatgagagagaaaggggtaTAACAATGACAGTGGCCGTTGCATATTTTGAGTCAAAAAACTACCGAGTTGTTCTTCTTGACTCCCCTGGCCACAAGGATTTTGTTCCAAACATGATATCTGGTGCAACACAAGCTGATGCTGCTGTTCTAGTTGTTGATGCTTCTATAGGTTCATTTGAAGCAGGCATGAGCGGTAATGGTGTTGGTCAGACCAAGGAACATGCACAACTTACCAGGAGCTTTGGTGTGGAGCATATTATCATTGCTGTTAACAAAATGGATGTGGTAGACTTCTCTAAGGAACGATTTGAATTGATAAAATCCCAACTTGGTCTTTTCCTACGTTCCTGTGGGTTCAAAGAATTGTCAATGACATGGGTTCCACTTAGTGCAatggaaaatcaaaatttggtgGCAACTGCTTCAGATACACGGTTGACTTCCTG GTACACAGGATACTGTCTATTAGATGCCATTGACTCTCTACAGCCACCACATCGTGATGTTTCTAAGCCTCTTCTTCTGCCAATATGTGATGTTATCACCTCACACACTCTAGGTCAAGTGGCAGCTTGTGGTAAATTGGAGACTGGAGCAATTCGTGTTGGTTCTAAG GTTCTCCTTATGCCTTCAGGAGATTTAGCTACAGTTCGAACTATTGAGCGTGACTCTACTAGTTGCAGCATGGCGAGAGCCGGAGATAATATTGCTGTTAGTTTGCCAGGCGTGGATGCTAGCCACGTGATCCAAGGTGGAGTGTTGTGCCAACCAAATTTCCCCGTGAAAGTTGCAACTAGTTTGGAGCTTAAAGTCCTTGTCTTGGATATAACTATTCCGATTTTGGTTGGCGTTCAG GTCGAGCTCCATATACACCATGCGAAGGAATCTGCGAGGGTGGTGAAAATATTGGCTTTGGTAGATCAGAAAACTGGAAATGTTTCTAAGAAGGCGCCACGGATGCTTACAGCAAGGCAAAGTGCTATCATAGAG GTAAAGCTGGATGGAGCAGTTTGTGTGGAAGAGTTCTCGAATTGTCGAGCTCTCGGTAGAGTTTTCTTGCGAGCATCGGGGAGTACCATCGCGGTGGGCATTGTCGTCCGCGTTCTTGAGCACTAA
- the LOC109729055 gene encoding elongation factor 1-alpha-like isoform X2, producing the protein MDELTTKPGIWRCSICTYENDEISSSCDICGVVRDLNGIIGNDSERDVHGKQKGSGVSIMARSLFTPSPSRMPKAALITDGLQATRSEKGYMHTSFNDLQRTFMPPIYNPSVNITPFKFDTPSPDDIVSAGKKPSGTFLKVDTAPSTSAKASSGIKGKKAIVNVLPDNRIAASSSASLVTAGQLDEDESNNNTKEDAAQTLEENLTGLKLDKNSRHNKSNKAMLQYQPEKWMLSDEEQLPSQLNLAIVGHVDSGKSTLSGRLLQLMGRISKKQMHKYEKAAKEKGKGSFAYAWAMDESTYERERGITMTVAVAYFESKNYRVVLLDSPGHKDFVPNMISGATQADAAVLVVDASIGSFEAGMSGNGVGQTKEHAQLTRSFGVEHIIIAVNKMDVVDFSKERFELIKSQLGLFLRSCGFKELSMTWVPLSAMENQNLVATASDTRLTSWYTGYCLLDAIDSLQPPHRDVSKPLLLPICDVITSHTLGQVAACGKLETGAIRVGSKVELHIHHAKESARVVKILALVDQKTGNVSKKAPRMLTARQSAIIEVKLDGAVCVEEFSNCRALGRVFLRASGSTIAVGIVVRVLEH; encoded by the exons atgGATGAATTAACTACCAAGCCTGGAATTTGGCGGTGCTCGATTTGTACATATGAAAATGATGAAATCTCTTCTTCTTGTGACATATGTGGCGTCGTGCGGGATTTGAATGGTATAATCGGCAACGATAGCGAAAGAGATG TTCATGGCAAGCAGAAGGGTTCCGGAGTATCTATTATGGCTAGGTCTCTTTTTACCCCATCGCCTTCTAGGATGCCCAAAGCAGCTCTCATCACAGATGGTTTGCAAGCTACCAGGAGCGAGAAAGGATATATGCACACAAGCTTTAATGACCTCCAGAGGACATTTATGCCTCCTATTTACAATCCATCTGTCAATATAA CCCCTTTCAAGTTTGATACACCATCTCCAGATGATATAGTTTCTGCAGGCAAGAAACCTTCAGGAACTTTCCTAAAAG TTGACACGGCACCTTCAACTTCAGCAAAGGCTTCATCTGGCATCAAGGGAAAGAAGGCAATAGTGAATGTTTTACCAGACAACAGAATAGCAGCCAGTTCATCAGCTTCATTGGTTACAGCTGGTCAACTTGATGAGGATGAGAGCAATAATAACACCAAAGAAGATGCAGCACAAACTTTAGAAGAGAATCTAACTGGCTTGAAGTTGGATAAAAACTCCAGgcataataaaagcaataaagcCATGTTACAGTACCAGCCCGAAAAATGGATGCTTTCTGATGAAGAACAGTTGCCGAGTCAATTGAATCTTGCAATT GTTGGTCATGTTGATTCTGGGAAGTCTACATTATCTGGGAGACTGCTACAACTTATGGGACGGATTTCCAAGAAGCAAATGCATAAATATGAGAAAGCAGCTAAAGAAAAG GGAAAAGGCTCATTTGCTTATGCTTGGGCAATGGACGAGAGTACAtatgagagagaaaggggtaTAACAATGACAGTGGCCGTTGCATATTTTGAGTCAAAAAACTACCGAGTTGTTCTTCTTGACTCCCCTGGCCACAAGGATTTTGTTCCAAACATGATATCTGGTGCAACACAAGCTGATGCTGCTGTTCTAGTTGTTGATGCTTCTATAGGTTCATTTGAAGCAGGCATGAGCGGTAATGGTGTTGGTCAGACCAAGGAACATGCACAACTTACCAGGAGCTTTGGTGTGGAGCATATTATCATTGCTGTTAACAAAATGGATGTGGTAGACTTCTCTAAGGAACGATTTGAATTGATAAAATCCCAACTTGGTCTTTTCCTACGTTCCTGTGGGTTCAAAGAATTGTCAATGACATGGGTTCCACTTAGTGCAatggaaaatcaaaatttggtgGCAACTGCTTCAGATACACGGTTGACTTCCTG GTACACAGGATACTGTCTATTAGATGCCATTGACTCTCTACAGCCACCACATCGTGATGTTTCTAAGCCTCTTCTTCTGCCAATATGTGATGTTATCACCTCACACACTCTAGGTCAAGTGGCAGCTTGTGGTAAATTGGAGACTGGAGCAATTCGTGTTGGTTCTAAG GTCGAGCTCCATATACACCATGCGAAGGAATCTGCGAGGGTGGTGAAAATATTGGCTTTGGTAGATCAGAAAACTGGAAATGTTTCTAAGAAGGCGCCACGGATGCTTACAGCAAGGCAAAGTGCTATCATAGAG GTAAAGCTGGATGGAGCAGTTTGTGTGGAAGAGTTCTCGAATTGTCGAGCTCTCGGTAGAGTTTTCTTGCGAGCATCGGGGAGTACCATCGCGGTGGGCATTGTCGTCCGCGTTCTTGAGCACTAA